A stretch of bacterium DNA encodes these proteins:
- the hup gene encoding DNA-binding protein HU produces the protein MNKAELIDAVAEATGLTKTDAKKAVEATIETITGQLQKHEEVRLIGFGTFGVRKRNARKGVNPQSGKEIKIKAKNVPFFRPGVGLKDSIK, from the coding sequence ATGAACAAAGCCGAGCTCATCGATGCCGTAGCGGAAGCTACGGGCCTGACCAAGACCGATGCCAAGAAGGCGGTCGAGGCCACCATCGAAACCATCACTGGCCAGCTGCAGAAGCATGAGGAAGTTCGCCTCATCGGCTTCGGTACGTTTGGTGTCCGCAAGCGGAATGCCCGCAAGGGTGTCAATCCGCAGTCGGGTAAGGAGATCAAGATCAAAGCGAAGAACGTGCCGTTCTTCCGCCCCGGTGTCGGTCTCAAGGATTCCATCAAGTAG